The Musa acuminata AAA Group cultivar baxijiao chromosome BXJ1-3, Cavendish_Baxijiao_AAA, whole genome shotgun sequence genome window below encodes:
- the LOC135637210 gene encoding WRKY transcription factor 44-like has product MQDAKKIEIAKPMAARPSKFRSIPDLLARGASSPPASSFPEETVAIKPKTTRLKSSSHDSAARVVSPADDESESVPSRLSEKVSVTTMRAESESNVLYKPTAKFISRATASLLANLGNVDAVHQQPAANNQLPVLVLEKVKPNYNYHPTYSRQRISPSQFDTKQTYEPSNLVPQNMEPDMRTQESIGSGDRPSYDGYNWRKYGQKQVKGSEYPRSYYKCTHPTCPVKTKVERSFDGQIAEIVYKGEHNHPKPQPPKRQSSGPQEQVFVAEEYGRETLNSLWSNCVLEMSVSTGSMDNHNEVSLCGILTYPGQMTFSHDPHAASSQEKEE; this is encoded by the exons ATGCAAGATGCAAAGAAGATTGAGATCGCTAAACCTATGGCAGCAAGGCCTTCCAAATTCAGATCCATCCCCGACCTCCTTGCAAGAGGCGCAAGTTCTCCTCCTGCATCTTCTTTTCCTGAGGAAACAGTTGCCATCAAACCAAAGACTACGAGACTTAAATCCTCATCACATGATTCTGCAGCTAGAGTTGTTTCTCCAGCC GATGATGAATCAGAATCAGTTCCCTCTCGTTTGTCGGAGAAGGTATCTGTGACAACCATGAGAGCAGAGTCTGAATCAAATGTTTTATACAAACCTACTGCAAAATTTATTTCGAGGGCCACTGCTTCTCTCTTGGCGAATCTG GGAAACGTAGATGCCGTTCATCAACAGCCTGCTGCGAATAATCAACTCCCAGTTTTAGTTCTAGAGAAAGTAAAACCAAATTACAATTACCATCCTACCTACAGCCGTCAGCGGATTTCACCTTCGCAGTTTGATACGAAGCAGACTTACGAGCCTTCAAACTTGGTGCCTCAGAACATGGAACCTGATATGAGGACTCAGGAATCCATAGGTAGTGGAGATCGGCCGTCTTACGATGGTTACAATTGGAGAAAGTATGGGCAGAAGCAAGTCAAAGGTAGCGAGTACCCGAGAAGCTACTACAAATGCACACACCCTACATGTCCTGTCAAGACGAAAGTGGAGAGATCATTTGATGGACAAATAGCCGAAATAGTCTACAAGGGTGAGCACAATCATCCAAAGCCTCAACCTCCCAAGCGACAGTCATCAGGTCCACAAGAGCAGGTCTTCGTCGCCGAAGAGTATGGGAGGGagactctcaattcattatggagTAATTGTGTGTTAGAAATGAGTGTGTCCACTGGAAGTATGGATAACCATAACGAAGTCAGTTTGTGTGGGATTCTTACCTATCCAGGGCAGATGACGTTTTCCCATGATCCTCATGCCGCTAGCTCGCAAGAGAAG GAAGAATGA